Proteins encoded together in one Meles meles chromosome 7, mMelMel3.1 paternal haplotype, whole genome shotgun sequence window:
- the TEF gene encoding thyrotroph embryonic factor isoform X3, translating to MSSCDRIGVAPAMDMPEVLKSLLEHSLPWPEKRTDKEKGKEKLEEDEAAAASTMAVSASLMPPIWDKTIPYDGESFHLEYMDLDEFLLENGIPASPTHLAQNLLLPVAELEGKESASSSTASPPSSSTAVFQPSETASSTESSLEKERETPSPIDPNCVEVDVNFNPDPADLVLSSVPGGELFNPRKHKFAEEDLKPQPMIKKAKKVFVPDEQKDEKYWTRRKKNNVAAKRSRDARRLKENQITIRAAFLEKENTALRTEVAELRKEVGKCKTIVSKYETKYGPL from the exons ATGTCGAGCTGCGACCGGATTGGAGTGGCCCCTGCCATGGACATGCCTGAGGTCCTCAAGTCCCTGCTGGAGCACTCTCTGCCTTGGCCAGAGAAGAGGACAG ataaagaaaaggggaaggaaaagctGGAGGAAGACGAGGCTGCGGCAGCCAGCACCATGGCCGTCTCAGCCTCCCTCATGCCGCCCATTTGGGACAAGACCATCCCTTACGACGGCGAGTCTTTCCACCTGGAGTACATGGACCTGGATGAGTTCCTGCTGGAGAACGGCATCCCCGCCAGCCCCACCCATCTGGCCCAGAACCTGCTGCTGCCTGTGGCCGAGCTGGAAGGGAAGGAGTCGGCCAGCTCTTCCACGGCATCCCCGCCATCCTCCTCCACGGCCGTCTTCCAGCCCTCGGAAACCGCGTCCAGCACAG AATCCTCcctggaaaaggagagggagacaccCAGTCCCATTGACCCCAACTGTGTGGAGGTGGATGTGAACTTCAACCCTGACCCTGCTGACCTGGTCCTCTCCAGTGTCCCCGGCGGGGAGCTCTTCAACCCTCGGAAGCACAAGTTTGCAGAGGAGGATCTGAAGCCCCAGCCCATGATCAAAAAGGCCAAGAAGGTCTTTGTCCCCGATGAGCAGAAG GACGAGAAGTACTGGACGAGACGCAAGAAGAACAACGTGGCGGCCAAACGGTCCCGGGATGCCCGGCGCCTGAAGGAGAACCAGATCACCATCCGGGCCGCCTTCCTGGAGAAGGAGAACACGGCGCTGCGGACGGAGGTGGCTGAGCTGCGCAAGGAGGTGGGCAAGTGCAAGACCATCGTGTCCAAGTATGAGACCAAGTACGGGCCCTTGTAA
- the TEF gene encoding thyrotroph embryonic factor isoform X2: MRVKGERLRWSGRRAGAMKREAKVKPRVEGKGLLSKKAHDADSSRRQSDKEKGKEKLEEDEAAAASTMAVSASLMPPIWDKTIPYDGESFHLEYMDLDEFLLENGIPASPTHLAQNLLLPVAELEGKESASSSTASPPSSSTAVFQPSETASSTESSLEKERETPSPIDPNCVEVDVNFNPDPADLVLSSVPGGELFNPRKHKFAEEDLKPQPMIKKAKKVFVPDEQKDEKYWTRRKKNNVAAKRSRDARRLKENQITIRAAFLEKENTALRTEVAELRKEVGKCKTIVSKYETKYGPL; the protein is encoded by the exons ATGAGAGTGAAGGGGGAACGGCTGCGGTGGTCAGGGAGGAGGGCGGGGGCTATGAAGAGGGAGGCGAAGGTGAAACCGCGGGTTGAGGGAAAGGGGCTGCTGTCGAAGAAGGCCCATGACGCTGACTCCAGCAGGCGCCAATCAG ataaagaaaaggggaaggaaaagctGGAGGAAGACGAGGCTGCGGCAGCCAGCACCATGGCCGTCTCAGCCTCCCTCATGCCGCCCATTTGGGACAAGACCATCCCTTACGACGGCGAGTCTTTCCACCTGGAGTACATGGACCTGGATGAGTTCCTGCTGGAGAACGGCATCCCCGCCAGCCCCACCCATCTGGCCCAGAACCTGCTGCTGCCTGTGGCCGAGCTGGAAGGGAAGGAGTCGGCCAGCTCTTCCACGGCATCCCCGCCATCCTCCTCCACGGCCGTCTTCCAGCCCTCGGAAACCGCGTCCAGCACAG AATCCTCcctggaaaaggagagggagacaccCAGTCCCATTGACCCCAACTGTGTGGAGGTGGATGTGAACTTCAACCCTGACCCTGCTGACCTGGTCCTCTCCAGTGTCCCCGGCGGGGAGCTCTTCAACCCTCGGAAGCACAAGTTTGCAGAGGAGGATCTGAAGCCCCAGCCCATGATCAAAAAGGCCAAGAAGGTCTTTGTCCCCGATGAGCAGAAG GACGAGAAGTACTGGACGAGACGCAAGAAGAACAACGTGGCGGCCAAACGGTCCCGGGATGCCCGGCGCCTGAAGGAGAACCAGATCACCATCCGGGCCGCCTTCCTGGAGAAGGAGAACACGGCGCTGCGGACGGAGGTGGCTGAGCTGCGCAAGGAGGTGGGCAAGTGCAAGACCATCGTGTCCAAGTATGAGACCAAGTACGGGCCCTTGTAA
- the TEF gene encoding thyrotroph embryonic factor isoform X1, translated as MSDAGGGKKPPVEPQAGPGPGPGRAAGERGLPGSFPLVLKKLMENPPREARLDKEKGKEKLEEDEAAAASTMAVSASLMPPIWDKTIPYDGESFHLEYMDLDEFLLENGIPASPTHLAQNLLLPVAELEGKESASSSTASPPSSSTAVFQPSETASSTESSLEKERETPSPIDPNCVEVDVNFNPDPADLVLSSVPGGELFNPRKHKFAEEDLKPQPMIKKAKKVFVPDEQKDEKYWTRRKKNNVAAKRSRDARRLKENQITIRAAFLEKENTALRTEVAELRKEVGKCKTIVSKYETKYGPL; from the exons ATGTCGGACGCGGGCGGCGGAAAGAAGCCGCCTGTGGAGCCGCAGGcggggccgggcccgggaccggggcgcgcagctggggagaggggcctgcCGGGTTCCTTCCCCCTGGTCCTGAAGAAGCTGATGGAGAACCCCCCGCGGGAGGCGCGCCTCG ataaagaaaaggggaaggaaaagctGGAGGAAGACGAGGCTGCGGCAGCCAGCACCATGGCCGTCTCAGCCTCCCTCATGCCGCCCATTTGGGACAAGACCATCCCTTACGACGGCGAGTCTTTCCACCTGGAGTACATGGACCTGGATGAGTTCCTGCTGGAGAACGGCATCCCCGCCAGCCCCACCCATCTGGCCCAGAACCTGCTGCTGCCTGTGGCCGAGCTGGAAGGGAAGGAGTCGGCCAGCTCTTCCACGGCATCCCCGCCATCCTCCTCCACGGCCGTCTTCCAGCCCTCGGAAACCGCGTCCAGCACAG AATCCTCcctggaaaaggagagggagacaccCAGTCCCATTGACCCCAACTGTGTGGAGGTGGATGTGAACTTCAACCCTGACCCTGCTGACCTGGTCCTCTCCAGTGTCCCCGGCGGGGAGCTCTTCAACCCTCGGAAGCACAAGTTTGCAGAGGAGGATCTGAAGCCCCAGCCCATGATCAAAAAGGCCAAGAAGGTCTTTGTCCCCGATGAGCAGAAG GACGAGAAGTACTGGACGAGACGCAAGAAGAACAACGTGGCGGCCAAACGGTCCCGGGATGCCCGGCGCCTGAAGGAGAACCAGATCACCATCCGGGCCGCCTTCCTGGAGAAGGAGAACACGGCGCTGCGGACGGAGGTGGCTGAGCTGCGCAAGGAGGTGGGCAAGTGCAAGACCATCGTGTCCAAGTATGAGACCAAGTACGGGCCCTTGTAA